A genomic region of Ictalurus furcatus strain D&B chromosome 29, Billie_1.0, whole genome shotgun sequence contains the following coding sequences:
- the smc2 gene encoding structural maintenance of chromosomes protein 2 gives MYIKSIVLEGFKSYAERTEISGFDPLFNAITGLNGSGKSNILDSICFLLGISNLSQVRASNLQDLVYKNGLAGITKATVSITFDNSNKKQSPLGFETHDEITITRQVVIGGRNKYLINGVNANNMRVQDLFCSVGLNVNNPHFLIMQGRITKVLNMKPPEILAMIEEAAGTRMYECKKISAQKTIEKKDAKLKEIQTILHEEITPAMEKLKEERASYLEYQKLMREIEHLSRLYVAWQFVCAEETKLKSAEDLQLMQSSIGELQSSMQKNAERIRGLGEEIKVLEKSRDKEVAGVLKALEETLAEAQRVDTKAQSALDLKKQNLNDETKKRKELVKNMEEDKKVLSAKEGEVAKATERLRAVQEEGQKDAEELEAAQKHFKAVSAGLSANEDGEAATLAGQMMTCKNDASKAETEAKQAQMKLKHAQQELKSKQAQVKNMDSGYKKDQDAFEAVQKCRGELQAELEKLDYEDGREERSIEQKRQLTREVNHLREKHESFMGQFPNLRFEYADPEKNWDRSQVKGLVANLFTVTDVCNATALEVVAGGRLYNVVVDTEVTGKKLLEKGELKRRYTIIPLNKISARTLDAGVVRTAKNIVGKENVHTALSLVGYESELRKAMEYVFGTTLVCDTLDNAKKVAFDKGVSTKTVTLGGDVFDPQGTLTGGARAQTASVLSKLAEVKDVQDKLRAKEAELVSVEKELGSLKGTAEKYRRLKQQLDLKTEEAQILETKLQQSSFHKQQEELENLRKTIEESQETLKKTKEVQKKAEEKYKVLENKMKNAEAEREKELKAAQQKLNQAKSRADAFNKRLKERQQEADAVALELEELKREQAGYEQQIQAVDDAMKALQQQISAMTTEVAANKDAVRQAQEQLTQQKEVILAQEREIKGKSEEANRLREHNNDAQLKIKELEHNINKHKKDSADAASRVTRMLAENDWISSERHLFGQPNSAYDFKENSPKEAGQRLKRLEETKDKLERNINRRAMNMLSEAEERYNDLKKKKRIVENDKAKILETIKELDQKKNEALNVAWQKVNKDFGSIFSTLLPGADARLAPPEGCGVLDGLEFKVALGNTWKDNLTELSGGQRSLVALSLILAMLLFKPAPIYILDEVDAALDLSHTQNIGQMLRTHFTHSQFVVVSLKDGMFTNANVLFKTKFVDGISRVTRTTQTHEGKVLGQRAQDKTKTKDKRQREILAS, from the exons ATGTACATAAAGTCTATCGTTTTAGAGGGCTTTAAGTCCTACGCGGAGAGGACGGAAATTAGCGGCTTTGACCCCCTTTTTAACGCCATCACCGGCCTCAACGGCAGCGGAAAGTCTAACATCCTCGACTCGATCTGCTTCCTCCTCGGCATTTCCAATTTATCACAG GTAAGAGCATCAAATCTCCAAGATTTAGTCTACAAAAATGGACTCGCCGGCATCACTAAAGCCACAGTGTCCATCACTTTCGACAACTCGAACAAGAAACAGAGCCCACTCGGGTTTGAGACCCACGACGAGATCACCATCACTAGACAG GTTGTTATAGGCGGGCGGAATAAGTATCTCATCAACGGCGTGAACGCAAACAACATGCGTGTCCAGGATCTCTTCTGCTCCGTCGGGCTGAACGTCAACAATCCACATTTTCTTATAATGCAG ggaagaATCACCAAAGTCTTGAATATGAAACCCCCTGAG ATTCTGGCCATGATCGAAGAGGCCGCCGGTACCAGGATGTACGAGTGCAAGAAGATCAGCGCTCAGAAAACCATCGAGAAGAAAGATGCCAAACTGAAAGAGATTCAAACG ATCCTGCACGAGGAGATCACCCCTGCCATGGAGAAACTGAAAGAG GAGCGCGCTTCCTACCTGGAGTACCAGAAGCTGATGCGGGAGATCGAGCACCTGAGCCGGCTCTATGTGGCGTGGCAGTTCGTGTGCGCCGAGGAGACCAAGCTGAAGTCGGCCGAGGACCTACAACTGATGCAGAGCTCCATCGGCGAGCTCCAGAGCAGCATGCAGAAGAACGCAGAGCGCATCCGCGGGCTCGGCGAAGAGATTAAAGTGCTGGAGAAGAGCAGGGACAAG gaggtggCAGGTGTTCTGAAGGCTCTAGAGGAGACTCTTGCTGAGGCACAGCGAGTGGACACAAAAGCTCAGAGTGCTCTTGATCTGAAGAAGCAAAACCTTAACGATGAGACGAAGAAGAGGAAAGAACTTGTTAAAAACATGGAGGAG GACAAGAAGGTGTTGTCAGCGAAAGAAGGCGAGGTGGCGAAGGCAACGGAGCGGCTGAGAGCCGTGCAGGAGGAGGGGCAGAAGGACGCAGAGGAACTGGAGGCGGCCCAAAAGCACTTCAAGGCCGTGTCCGCCGGCCTCTCGGCCAACGAGGATGGCGAGGCGGCTACGCTGGCGGGTCAGATGATGACCTGCAAGAACGATGCGAGTAAAGCCGAGACGGAGGCCAAGCAG GCTCAAATGAAGCTAAAGCACGCTCAACAAGAGCTGAAAAGCAAGCAGGCTCAGGTGAAGAACATGGACAGCGGATACAAAAAAGACCAGGACGCCTTCGAGGCCGTGCAGAAATGCAGAGGCGAGCTGCAGGCCGAACTCGAGAAACTCGACTacgaag ACGGCCGAGAAGAGCGTTCGATCGAACAGAAAAGGCAGCTGACTCGTGAAGTCAACCACCTCCGTGAAAAACACGAGTCCTTCATGGGGCAGTTCCCTAACCTGCGCTTCGAATACGC agaTCCCGAGAAAAACTGGGACCGCAGTCAAGTCAAGGGTCTGGTGGCGAACCTCTTCACCGTGACCGACGTGTGTAACGCTACAGCTCTGGAAGTGGTGGCAGGCGGTCGACTCTATAACGTAGTGGTGGACACCGAG GTAACCGGCAAGAAACTCCTGGAAAAGGGTGAACTGAAACGCAGATACACCATCATCCCCCTGAACAAGATCTCCGCGCGAACCCTCGACGCCGGAGTAGTCCGCACCGCTAAAAACATC GTGGGAAAGGAGAACGTTCACACAGCTCTGTCGCTGGTGGGTTACGAGTCGGAGTTGCGCAAGGCCATGGAGTATGTCTTCGGAACCACGCTGGTGTGCGATACTCTGGACAACGCCAAGAAAGTCGCTTTCGATAAAGGCGTCAGCACCAAAACGGTCACACTCGGCGGAGACGTGTTCGACCCGCAGGGAACACTGACCGGAG GTGCTCGGGCCCAGACAGCCTCTGTGCTTTCTAAGCTGGCGGAGGTGAAAGACGTTCAAGACAAGTTAAGGGCCAAAGAGGCCGAGCTCGTTAGCGTGGAAAAGGAACTCGGCAGCCTGAAGGGAACCGCCGAAAA GTATCGTCGTCTGAAGCAGCAGCTGGACCTGAAAACTGAAGAAGCGCAGATACTGGAAACCAAACTCCAACAAAGCTCTTTCCACAAACAGCAGGAAGAGCTCGAGAACCTCCGCAAGACCattg AGGAAAGCCAGGAGACGCTGAAGAAGACGAAGGAGGTGCAGAAGAAGGCGGAGGAAAAGTACAAAGTCTTGGAGAACAAGATGAAGAATGCCGAGgcggagagggagaaagagctGAAAGCAGCGCAGCAGAAACTCAACCAGGCAAAAAGCAGAGCAGACGCCTTCAATAAGAGACTCAAGGAGAGACAACAG gaagCTGATGCTGTGGCTTTGGAGCTTGAGGAGCTGAAGCGGGAGCAGGCTGGCTATGAACAGCAGATTCAGGCTGTGGATGACGCAATGAAAGCCTTACAGCAGCAGATCAGCGCAATGACCACTGAGGTTGCAGCCAATAAG GACGCTGTGCGGCAAGCGCAGGAGCAGCTGACCCAGCAGAAAGAGGTGATCCTGGCCCAGGAGCGAGAGATCAAGGGGAAGAGTGAAGAAGCCAACCGGTTAAGAGAACACAACAACGACGCTCAGCTCAAAATCAAAGAGCTGGAACACAACATCAACAAGCACAAGAAGGACAGTGCAGATGCTGCTTCCAGG GTGACCCGCATGCTGGCTGAGAACGACTGGATCTCGTCCGAGCGACACCTCTTCGGTCAGCCCAACTCTGCATACGACTTCAAAGAGAACAGCCCTAAAGAAGCTGGCCAGAGACTAAAGAGACTCGAGGAGACCAAAGACAAGCTGGAGAGAAACATCAACCGCAGAGCCATGAACATGCTCAGCGAGGCTGAGGAACGG TATAACGAcctgaaaaagaagaagaggatcGTCGAGAACGATAAAGCAAAGATCCTGGAGACGATCAAAGAGTTGGACCAGAAAAAGAACGAGGCGCTCAACGTGGCGTGGCAAAAG GTGAATAAGGATTTCGGATCCATATTCTCCACGCTGTTGCCCGGCGCAGACGCTCGTCTGGCTCCGCCCGAGGGCTGCGGTGTCCTCGATGGCCTCGAGTTTAAGGTCGCTCTTGGAAACACGTGGAAGGATAACTTGACAGAACTGAGTGGAGGCCAAAG GTCGCTGGTGGCCCTTTCTTTGATTCTGGCCATGCTGCTGTTTAAACCTGCTCCGATCTACATCCTGGACGAAGTGGACGCTGCTCTCGACCTCTCGCACACGCAGAACATCGGGCAGATGCTGCGCACACACTTCACGCACTCCCAG TTTGTGGTCGTGTCACTGAAAGACGGCATGTTCACCAACGCCAACGTTCTGTTTAAGACCAAGTTTGTGGACGGGATCTCTAGAGTGACGCGCACCACTCAGACACACGAGGGGAAAGTTCTGGGCCAGCGCGCACAAGACAAAACCAAGACCAAGGATAAACGTCAGCGCGAGATCCTCGCCAGCTAA